Proteins encoded in a region of the Isosphaeraceae bacterium EP7 genome:
- a CDS encoding M14 family metallopeptidase: MDTASFYSSDYETARSRFREAAADAGLALMSYPIDGAGPDGIELTIDVAVRESAGSDQALVISSGVHGVEGPVGSAVQLALLRDWVGPKAEPPSVRVVLLHGLNPYGFAWRRRFNEQNVDLNRNLLLEGESFSGSPPGYAELDGLLNPKRSPRRWEPVTLKFFAAIFRHGIPALKQAVASGQYDFPRGIFYGGDGPSAANRILSAEFDGWLGDSRQVVHLDFHTGLGAWAKCRLLIDYPLSESKREQLGRWFGPDSFEATDPNKTAFAVRGSFGRWCVAQNRGRDYLYAAAEFGTYKPTRILAGLREENQAHHWGRATDTATKRAKQRLAELFCPGSESWRSEVLDHGKRLVKLAINGLVGGSNPMAAMNDA, encoded by the coding sequence TTGGATACCGCCTCATTCTATTCGAGCGACTACGAAACCGCCCGAAGCCGTTTCCGGGAGGCGGCCGCCGACGCGGGGTTGGCCCTGATGTCCTATCCAATCGACGGCGCGGGTCCGGATGGGATCGAGCTGACCATCGACGTCGCCGTGAGAGAGAGTGCCGGGAGCGACCAGGCGCTGGTCATCTCGAGCGGAGTTCATGGGGTCGAGGGTCCGGTCGGCTCCGCTGTTCAACTCGCTCTGCTCCGAGATTGGGTCGGCCCAAAGGCCGAACCCCCGTCGGTTCGAGTGGTCCTGCTCCACGGGCTGAATCCCTACGGCTTCGCCTGGCGCCGAAGGTTCAACGAGCAGAACGTCGACCTCAACCGAAATCTGTTACTGGAGGGGGAATCATTCTCAGGAAGTCCTCCGGGTTACGCGGAACTCGATGGATTGTTGAATCCGAAGCGTTCCCCACGACGCTGGGAGCCTGTGACGCTCAAATTCTTTGCGGCGATATTCCGGCATGGCATCCCTGCGCTCAAACAAGCCGTGGCGTCCGGACAATACGACTTCCCGCGGGGTATCTTCTACGGCGGCGACGGGCCTTCTGCCGCGAACCGCATCCTCTCCGCGGAATTCGACGGCTGGCTCGGAGACAGCCGGCAAGTTGTTCATCTCGATTTCCACACGGGTCTGGGTGCCTGGGCGAAGTGCCGATTGCTCATCGACTACCCGCTCAGCGAATCGAAACGCGAGCAACTCGGACGTTGGTTCGGGCCGGATTCATTCGAGGCGACGGACCCGAACAAGACGGCGTTCGCGGTTCGCGGGAGCTTCGGGCGGTGGTGCGTCGCACAGAACCGAGGGCGAGACTATCTCTACGCCGCGGCCGAGTTCGGAACGTACAAGCCGACCCGGATCCTCGCCGGCCTACGCGAGGAGAACCAAGCCCACCACTGGGGAAGGGCGACGGACACAGCGACCAAGCGAGCGAAACAGCGGCTTGCAGAGCTGTTCTGTCCGGGTTCGGAGAGTTGGCGGTCGGAGGTCCTGGATCATGGTAAGCGACTTGTGAAGCTGGCAATCAATGGATTGGTCGGAGGGAGCAACCCAATGGCTGCCATGAACGACGCCTAA
- a CDS encoding c-type cytochrome, with protein MSPTTPRAAGAALAIAAALAAFTPRAQAQAPAAPELVAPTEARTPEQERKGFRLPEGFRMQLVASEPTIDKPMNIAFDDLGRLWVTSTLEYPYPAPPGQKPRDRVIILDDFGPGGLARKATTFADALNIPIGLLPIAGGKEALVHTIPDIQRLTDTDGDGKADTRETLYSGYGFRDTHGMTNAFTWGFDGWIYACHGFNNESKVKGADGKPVSFQSGNTYRFKADGSHLEYYTHGQVNPFGLGFDPLGNLYSADCHTRPIFSLLRGAYYPSFGKPHDGIGYGPEMMTHDHGSTGIGGLTYYTADQFPAAYRDSIFIGNVVTSRINNDRLEHHGSTGLAIPQPDFVVSDDPWFRPVDIKLGPDGALYVADFYNRIIGHYEVPLTHPGRDRHRGRIWRITYEGKDADSKPAKAPRADWTVASVPDLIGDLAHANLSVRTKATNQLVSRGSAEVLDALKATVKGEKPAARVQALWALSRLKALDEPTLAARTTDADATVRTHAQKVVGELDELTPASEGLAKTGLSDPDAYVRRAAAEALGRHPNTSHLAPLVALIETTAADDTHLRHVARMALRDELRPDAAWQAVGPIVGNDKARATIADVALGVPSAPAAHFLLETLAAGTAGPNPTELAHHVARYGEAADTAALFALARRAGSADLNRSIALLKAIQQGAQERGTPLPEARAWAVELTGTALKSTDGNTAQAGIDLATAFALPEATAPLASIAADAKAPEPRRLAAINALTAIDPAASVVPAVAVLADAQTPAGLREQTALALARTNRPDALARLVEALPTAPGRLQTAIAAGLAGSKEGTDALLTAVTAGKASARLLQDRIVEVKLKALNLPGLAERLKPLLAGLPPADEKLLAMLAARRDRHVKTGGSSDAGRLVFEKNCAACHQIGGKGAKVGPQLDGVGGRGVERIVEDILDSNRNVDQAFRSTNLALTNGQVVSGLLLREEGQVLVLADAQGKEVRVPGDQVEERVITQISPMPANFADQIPEADFDNLLAFLLGQKPPAAEKR; from the coding sequence ATGAGCCCCACCACGCCCCGCGCCGCCGGCGCGGCACTGGCGATCGCCGCGGCGCTCGCCGCCTTCACCCCCCGGGCGCAGGCCCAGGCGCCGGCGGCCCCCGAGCTGGTGGCGCCCACCGAGGCTCGCACGCCCGAGCAGGAGCGCAAAGGATTCCGCCTCCCCGAAGGCTTCCGGATGCAGCTCGTCGCGTCGGAGCCCACGATCGACAAGCCGATGAACATCGCCTTCGACGACCTGGGCCGGCTCTGGGTCACATCGACCCTGGAATACCCCTACCCCGCCCCTCCAGGCCAGAAGCCCCGCGACCGCGTCATCATCCTCGACGACTTCGGGCCCGGCGGCCTGGCGCGCAAGGCCACCACCTTTGCCGACGCCCTGAATATCCCCATCGGCCTGCTGCCCATCGCCGGCGGCAAGGAAGCACTCGTCCACACCATCCCCGACATCCAGCGGCTGACCGACACCGACGGCGACGGCAAGGCCGACACGAGAGAGACGCTCTACTCGGGCTACGGCTTCCGCGACACCCACGGCATGACCAACGCGTTCACCTGGGGCTTCGACGGCTGGATCTACGCCTGCCACGGCTTCAACAATGAGTCCAAGGTCAAAGGGGCCGACGGCAAGCCGGTCTCCTTCCAGTCGGGCAACACTTATCGCTTCAAGGCCGACGGCTCGCACCTGGAATATTACACCCACGGCCAGGTCAATCCGTTCGGCCTCGGGTTCGACCCGCTGGGCAACCTCTACTCGGCCGACTGCCATACCAGGCCCATCTTCAGTCTGCTGCGCGGGGCGTACTACCCCAGCTTCGGCAAGCCGCACGACGGGATCGGCTACGGCCCCGAGATGATGACGCATGACCACGGATCGACCGGCATCGGCGGCCTGACCTATTACACGGCCGACCAGTTCCCCGCGGCCTATCGAGACTCAATCTTCATCGGCAACGTCGTCACCAGCCGGATCAACAACGACCGGCTCGAGCACCACGGCTCCACCGGCCTGGCCATCCCCCAGCCCGACTTCGTCGTCAGCGACGACCCCTGGTTCCGCCCCGTCGACATCAAGCTCGGCCCCGACGGCGCCCTCTATGTCGCCGACTTCTACAACCGGATCATCGGCCACTACGAGGTCCCGCTGACCCACCCCGGCCGCGACCGCCACCGAGGCCGGATCTGGCGCATCACCTACGAAGGCAAGGACGCCGACTCGAAGCCCGCCAAGGCGCCGCGTGCCGACTGGACTGTCGCCTCGGTGCCCGACCTGATCGGCGACCTGGCGCACGCCAACCTCAGCGTCCGCACCAAGGCCACCAACCAGCTCGTCAGCCGGGGCTCGGCCGAAGTCCTCGACGCCCTGAAGGCCACGGTCAAGGGCGAGAAGCCAGCCGCCCGCGTCCAGGCCCTCTGGGCGTTGTCACGCCTGAAGGCGCTCGACGAGCCGACCCTCGCCGCCCGCACCACCGACGCCGACGCGACCGTCCGCACCCACGCCCAGAAGGTCGTCGGCGAGCTTGATGAGCTGACCCCGGCCAGCGAAGGACTGGCCAAAACCGGCCTGTCCGACCCCGACGCCTACGTGCGCAGGGCCGCAGCCGAGGCCCTTGGCCGGCACCCCAACACGTCGCATCTGGCCCCGCTGGTTGCCTTGATCGAGACGACCGCGGCCGACGACACCCACCTGCGGCACGTCGCCCGCATGGCCTTGCGCGACGAGCTTCGGCCCGACGCCGCCTGGCAGGCCGTCGGCCCCATCGTCGGCAACGACAAGGCGCGGGCCACCATCGCCGACGTCGCTCTCGGCGTCCCCTCGGCCCCGGCCGCCCACTTCCTGCTGGAGACCCTGGCCGCCGGCACCGCGGGCCCGAACCCCACGGAGCTTGCCCACCACGTCGCCCGTTACGGCGAGGCCGCCGACACCGCCGCCCTCTTCGCTCTGGCGCGCAGGGCCGGCTCGGCCGACCTGAACCGCTCGATCGCGCTGCTCAAGGCGATCCAGCAAGGCGCCCAGGAACGGGGCACGCCCCTGCCCGAGGCCCGAGCCTGGGCCGTCGAGCTGACCGGGACCGCCCTCAAGTCGACCGACGGCAACACCGCCCAGGCGGGGATCGACCTGGCCACGGCCTTCGCACTGCCCGAGGCCACCGCCCCGCTCGCAAGCATCGCCGCCGACGCCAAGGCCCCCGAGCCCAGGCGGCTCGCCGCGATCAATGCGCTCACCGCGATCGACCCGGCCGCCTCGGTCGTCCCCGCCGTCGCCGTGCTGGCCGACGCCCAGACCCCCGCCGGCCTCCGCGAACAGACCGCGCTGGCCCTGGCCCGCACCAACCGCCCCGATGCCCTCGCCCGCCTGGTCGAGGCCCTGCCCACCGCCCCCGGACGCCTCCAGACGGCCATCGCCGCGGGACTGGCCGGGAGCAAGGAGGGGACCGACGCCCTCCTGACCGCGGTCACCGCCGGCAAGGCCTCGGCGCGGCTGCTCCAGGACCGGATCGTCGAGGTGAAGCTCAAGGCCCTGAACCTCCCCGGCCTGGCCGAACGCCTCAAGCCGCTCCTCGCCGGCCTCCCCCCCGCCGATGAGAAGCTGCTGGCCATGCTCGCCGCCCGCCGCGACCGCCACGTCAAAACCGGCGGATCGTCCGACGCAGGCCGCCTCGTCTTCGAGAAGAACTGCGCCGCCTGCCACCAGATCGGCGGCAAAGGGGCCAAGGTCGGCCCGCAGCTCGACGGGGTCGGAGGCCGAGGGGTCGAGCGTATCGTCGAGGACATCCTCGACTCCAACCGCAACGTCGACCAGGCCTTCCGCTCCACGAACCTCGCCCTGACCAACGGCCAGGTCGTCTCCGGCCTCCTCCTCCGAGAAGAAGGCCAGGTCCTCGTCCTCGCCGACGCCCAGGGCAAGGAAGTCCGAGTCCCCGGCGATCAGGTCGAGGAACGGGTCATCACCCAGATCTCCCCCATGCCCGCCAACTTCGCCGATCAGATTCCCGAGGCCGACTTCGACAACCTCCTCGCCTTCCTCCTCGGCCAGAAGCCCCCGGCCGCCGAGAAGCGATGA
- a CDS encoding family 16 glycoside hydrolase has protein sequence MRRPLLARMLLSAGLLAATGWTSGVAARAQAPTPGQTQENPSARFLAALQNPDGGFAPAPGQASTLGSTSSAIRTLKFLGGSVPDIPKAIEFLKSCQDPATGAFAPKPGGKPDVATTAIALLVFADLKQPTKELADKAIAFFHENAKSFDDVRIAVAGLEAVKATSPDFPRWAEIVNEGRNADGTWGQAPTKGRITGERIVALLRMGQTPDEATTKAVVEAMRAGQNPDGGWSKDGGPVSDTGTTYRVMRGFYMLKQLPNLDAVRAYVARHATADGAFAQAPGGVSDVGGTYTAAILTYWANLLEHKPPFVETAGFTPLFDGKSLNGWEGNAALWSARDGLLVGKSPGLDHNEFLATNASYGDFVLKVSFRLVGDQGNSGVQFRSVRVPGTEMSGYQADIGEGYWGGLYDESRRNKVLVPGSKEAIAKLNADGWNHYVIRCSGKSIVMTLNGVTDVKYEEDDSSVARDGRIALQIHAGGPMEVQFKDILIQPLPSPTAEGDATAPGFHLRTVKTPGGDRKYTLWVPEGYDASKAWPAILFLHGSGERGEDGVIQAQTGIGPAIAANPGRFPALVVIPQAKKTWAAGSDDANEALAALEDVTSAFKVDPDRVVLTGLSMGGSGAWQMAASHPKKFSAVVPICGQGKLDSVDAIKGLPFWTVVGDDDRDATVLNMREMVAALRSAGAKAGQTEFRGVGHNSWDRAYNDAGLIGWMLAQSRSKP, from the coding sequence ATGCGACGCCCCTTGCTGGCGAGAATGCTCCTGTCGGCCGGACTTCTGGCCGCCACCGGTTGGACGAGCGGTGTGGCGGCGAGGGCCCAGGCCCCGACGCCGGGCCAGACCCAGGAGAATCCCTCCGCCCGATTCCTGGCCGCCTTGCAGAACCCCGACGGCGGGTTCGCCCCGGCGCCCGGGCAGGCTTCGACGCTGGGCTCGACGTCGTCGGCCATCCGCACGTTAAAGTTCCTCGGCGGGTCGGTCCCCGACATCCCCAAGGCCATCGAGTTCCTCAAGAGCTGCCAGGATCCGGCCACCGGAGCCTTCGCCCCCAAGCCGGGCGGCAAGCCCGATGTGGCGACCACGGCCATTGCCCTGCTCGTCTTCGCCGACCTGAAGCAGCCGACCAAAGAGCTGGCCGACAAGGCGATCGCCTTCTTCCACGAGAACGCCAAGTCGTTCGATGATGTGCGCATCGCCGTGGCGGGCCTCGAGGCTGTGAAGGCCACCTCGCCCGACTTCCCGCGCTGGGCCGAGATCGTCAACGAGGGCCGCAACGCCGACGGCACCTGGGGCCAGGCGCCCACGAAGGGGAGGATCACCGGCGAACGCATCGTGGCGCTCCTGCGCATGGGGCAGACCCCCGACGAGGCGACCACCAAGGCCGTCGTGGAGGCGATGCGTGCGGGACAGAACCCCGACGGCGGGTGGTCGAAAGACGGCGGCCCGGTCTCTGACACCGGGACAACCTACCGCGTCATGCGCGGGTTCTACATGCTCAAGCAGTTACCCAATCTCGACGCGGTGCGGGCCTACGTCGCCCGCCACGCGACCGCCGATGGCGCCTTTGCGCAAGCCCCAGGCGGCGTCTCCGACGTGGGCGGCACCTACACCGCGGCGATCCTGACCTACTGGGCCAACCTGCTCGAGCACAAGCCGCCGTTCGTCGAGACGGCCGGCTTCACCCCCCTCTTCGACGGCAAAAGCCTGAACGGCTGGGAGGGGAACGCGGCGCTCTGGTCGGCACGCGACGGCCTGCTCGTGGGCAAGTCGCCCGGCCTTGACCACAACGAATTCCTGGCCACCAACGCCAGCTACGGCGATTTCGTGCTGAAGGTAAGCTTCCGGCTGGTAGGCGACCAGGGGAACAGCGGCGTGCAGTTCCGCAGCGTCCGAGTGCCTGGCACCGAGATGTCCGGCTACCAGGCCGACATCGGCGAGGGCTATTGGGGCGGGCTGTATGACGAGAGCCGCCGCAACAAGGTACTCGTCCCCGGCTCGAAAGAGGCGATCGCCAAGCTCAACGCCGACGGCTGGAACCACTACGTAATCCGCTGCTCGGGCAAGTCGATCGTGATGACGCTCAACGGCGTGACCGACGTGAAGTATGAGGAAGATGACTCCTCGGTGGCCCGTGACGGCAGGATCGCGCTCCAGATCCACGCCGGCGGGCCGATGGAGGTTCAGTTCAAGGACATCCTGATCCAGCCGCTACCCAGCCCCACGGCCGAGGGCGACGCCACGGCGCCGGGTTTCCACCTTCGTACGGTGAAGACACCCGGCGGCGACCGCAAGTACACGCTCTGGGTGCCCGAGGGGTACGACGCCTCCAAGGCCTGGCCGGCGATCCTGTTCCTGCACGGGTCGGGCGAGCGTGGCGAGGATGGTGTGATCCAGGCCCAGACCGGCATCGGCCCGGCAATCGCGGCGAACCCGGGTCGATTCCCGGCGCTCGTCGTCATCCCGCAAGCGAAGAAGACCTGGGCGGCAGGTTCCGACGACGCCAATGAAGCCCTCGCGGCGCTGGAAGACGTGACCTCCGCGTTCAAGGTCGACCCGGATCGCGTGGTGCTCACCGGCCTGTCGATGGGCGGCTCCGGCGCCTGGCAGATGGCGGCCAGTCACCCCAAGAAATTCTCGGCCGTCGTGCCCATCTGCGGCCAGGGCAAGCTCGACTCGGTCGATGCGATCAAGGGGCTGCCGTTCTGGACCGTCGTGGGCGACGACGATCGCGACGCGACCGTCCTGAACATGCGCGAGATGGTCGCGGCCCTCAGGTCGGCCGGGGCGAAGGCCGGGCAGACGGAATTCCGCGGAGTCGGCCACAATAGCTGGGACCGAGCCTACAACGACGCCGGCCTGATCGGCTGGATGCTGGCCCAGTCCAGGTCCAAGCCCTGA
- a CDS encoding heme-binding protein, protein MTRRRSCRVLHGLALVLTLGSPGAWAAAQAPPSVKEDPIPGTILLEPPKARKPAATPSTPAAAPSTEILDSAGMFSENALRSARAALQALAVERGVPVTIETVDSLRGVDVVEETRQRAVDLDRKGVYILIAKRDAKLDVLVTSAFRDRLPSAGRKAVQDALVAQFKSRQFDQGLAQAITSLDIALRQTTPGAPEPGVTVATKPAADAGPGASSPLVARGQVRLTLAGARRVLAAAEAEATRLNLKSNIAVVDDGGNLLAFIRMDGARPASVATATTKAIAAATFRQATGPLPAGSSNPDVLLNLGLENAAAAGGGRITSLLGGVPLLVEGQVIGAVGVAGSTGEQDAEVARAGLNALLSDLKAADARP, encoded by the coding sequence ATGACGCGCCGTCGATCCTGCCGAGTCTTGCACGGCCTGGCCCTCGTCCTCACGCTCGGCTCGCCGGGCGCATGGGCGGCGGCGCAGGCCCCGCCGTCCGTCAAGGAGGATCCGATCCCCGGGACGATCCTGCTGGAGCCGCCCAAGGCTCGCAAGCCGGCGGCGACTCCTTCGACCCCAGCCGCAGCCCCTTCGACCGAGATCCTCGACTCCGCCGGCATGTTCTCCGAGAACGCCCTGCGCTCGGCCAGGGCGGCCTTGCAGGCCCTGGCTGTCGAACGGGGCGTGCCCGTGACCATCGAGACGGTCGACTCCCTGCGCGGGGTCGACGTGGTCGAGGAGACCAGGCAAAGGGCCGTCGACCTGGACCGCAAGGGGGTCTATATCCTGATCGCCAAGCGCGACGCCAAGCTCGACGTGCTCGTCACCTCGGCCTTCCGCGACCGGCTGCCGTCGGCCGGCCGCAAGGCGGTGCAGGACGCCCTGGTGGCCCAGTTCAAGTCGCGCCAGTTCGACCAGGGGCTCGCGCAGGCCATCACTTCGCTGGACATCGCCCTTCGTCAGACGACGCCGGGCGCGCCCGAGCCCGGGGTGACGGTCGCGACGAAACCGGCCGCGGATGCCGGCCCGGGGGCCTCGTCACCGCTCGTGGCCCGAGGCCAGGTGCGGCTGACCCTGGCGGGCGCCCGCAGGGTGCTGGCCGCGGCCGAGGCCGAGGCAACCCGGCTGAACCTGAAGTCGAACATCGCGGTGGTCGACGACGGCGGCAACCTGCTCGCGTTCATCCGCATGGACGGGGCGAGGCCGGCCAGCGTGGCCACGGCGACAACCAAGGCGATTGCCGCGGCGACCTTCCGCCAGGCGACCGGCCCGCTGCCCGCCGGCTCGTCCAACCCCGACGTCCTGCTGAACCTGGGCCTGGAAAACGCCGCGGCGGCCGGAGGGGGCCGGATCACGTCGCTGCTCGGCGGCGTGCCGCTGCTGGTCGAGGGCCAGGTCATCGGCGCCGTGGGGGTGGCGGGCAGCACGGGCGAGCAGGATGCGGAAGTCGCCCGCGCCGGCCTGAACGCGTTGCTCTCCGACCTGAAGGCGGCCGACGCAAGGCCCTGA
- a CDS encoding general stress protein, with product MQTVVGMFESRTAAEAAIQRLRDAGISTESIGVAARDVQVSESLTDDTGANDLSAEGATAGVVSGAGVGALVGLALVGTNLILPGLGPVLIGGPLAAALTGAGIGAASGGLIGGLVGVGLPEDEATHYHTGLEAGHIVVSATVPDLQAANVRKIFDEEGSTRTYAP from the coding sequence ATGCAGACCGTCGTCGGAATGTTCGAATCGCGCACGGCCGCCGAGGCCGCCATCCAACGCCTGCGCGATGCCGGGATCTCCACCGAATCCATCGGCGTCGCCGCTCGCGACGTCCAGGTCAGCGAGTCTCTCACCGATGACACGGGTGCCAATGACCTGAGCGCCGAAGGGGCGACCGCCGGCGTCGTCTCGGGCGCGGGCGTCGGGGCGCTCGTCGGCCTGGCCCTGGTCGGCACCAACCTCATCCTGCCCGGCCTGGGCCCTGTCCTGATCGGCGGCCCGCTCGCCGCGGCACTCACCGGCGCCGGCATCGGCGCGGCCTCCGGCGGCCTGATCGGTGGCCTGGTCGGCGTGGGACTCCCCGAGGACGAGGCCACGCATTATCACACGGGCCTCGAGGCCGGCCACATCGTCGTCAGCGCCACCGTCCCCGACCTCCAGGCGGCCAACGTCCGCAAGATCTTCGACGAAGAGGGCTCGACCCGGACCTACGCACCCTGA
- a CDS encoding aldo/keto reductase, with translation MTPNPPNRREFLQATTAGLAAAGIAGAATPDQADRVNAGGIPLRPLGRTGEMVTLLGLGGHAATNPKNLDEKASLKLIQRAVHEGITFLDNAWDYHDGLAEERMGKALDEGKLRDKVFLMTKVCGRTAKDARSNLDDSLRRLKTDHLDLWQFHEIVYDNDPDWVFAEDGAIHAGLEALKSGKVRYLGFTGHKDPLIHLKMLEKPFDWATCQLPINVMDAHYRSFQKEVLPVLNKRGIGSIAMKSLGGNGSIVTKAGIAVEDALNYVFSQPISTLVSGMDDEKDLDQNLKIVRAFKPYTDDQKKAVEAKTLALAGDGRFELFKSSKDYDGPVHRKQHGFDIAATA, from the coding sequence ATGACGCCCAATCCCCCGAATCGCCGCGAGTTCCTCCAGGCGACCACCGCAGGCCTGGCCGCCGCGGGAATCGCCGGGGCCGCTACCCCCGACCAGGCCGACCGCGTCAACGCAGGGGGCATCCCCCTGCGGCCGCTCGGCCGGACCGGCGAGATGGTCACGCTGCTGGGCCTCGGCGGCCACGCCGCGACCAACCCCAAGAACCTCGACGAGAAGGCCAGCCTCAAGCTCATCCAGCGTGCCGTCCACGAGGGGATCACCTTCCTGGACAACGCCTGGGACTACCACGACGGGCTCGCCGAGGAGCGCATGGGCAAGGCGCTCGACGAGGGCAAGCTCCGCGACAAGGTCTTCCTGATGACCAAGGTCTGCGGCCGGACCGCCAAGGACGCCAGGTCGAACCTGGACGACTCCCTCAGGCGCCTGAAGACCGACCACCTCGACCTCTGGCAGTTCCACGAGATCGTCTACGACAACGACCCCGACTGGGTCTTCGCCGAGGACGGGGCCATCCACGCCGGTCTCGAAGCCCTCAAGTCGGGCAAGGTCCGCTACCTGGGCTTCACCGGCCACAAAGACCCGCTCATCCACCTGAAGATGCTCGAGAAGCCGTTCGACTGGGCCACCTGCCAGCTCCCCATCAACGTGATGGACGCCCACTACCGGAGCTTCCAGAAGGAAGTCCTGCCGGTCCTGAACAAGCGCGGCATCGGCTCGATCGCCATGAAGAGCCTGGGCGGCAACGGCTCGATCGTCACCAAGGCGGGCATCGCGGTCGAAGACGCCCTGAACTACGTCTTCTCTCAGCCCATCTCGACCCTCGTCTCGGGGATGGACGACGAGAAGGACCTCGACCAGAACCTCAAGATCGTCCGGGCCTTCAAGCCCTACACCGACGACCAGAAGAAGGCCGTCGAGGCCAAAACCCTGGCCCTTGCCGGAGACGGCCGCTTCGAGCTCTTCAAGTCCTCGAAGGATTACGACGGCCCCGTCCACCGCAAGCAGCACGGATTCGACATCGCAGCGACGGCCTGA
- a CDS encoding AI-2E family transporter: MASSRKTLTVDHPIVITFLIFAVIGFMSFAAEVLKPLALAILLSFALAPLCRFLERRGLPRPAAVAFSVISALGILGGVVYVVETQLANLAEKLPEYQEKVGEKISRMRPMQSKAIRNVERAATAISKRVEGTAAPEADGKKIENVRVVEQTTFRERLDSTIGPLLEPLTVASFVVVLVLFMLYTRDDMSDRMIRLMGRSRLSVTTRTLEEVGQRISRYLAMWGLMNSLFGLIVGIGLWAIGVPYAVLWGFMAACLRFIPYVGAAVAFALPLAFSFAHFDGWREPLMVAALYGILETAANSFIEPVVYGKTTGVTALGLLVAAMFWTWLWGTLGLLLSTPLTVCLAVLGKSVPGLSFFATLIGEDSDAGTEVKFYQRLLAMDDDGASAIIEEASKERRREEICDQILIPTLSHAERDHARGELNDHERAFLWRVISDQLEEWEQTPEVPSLDASPGELPASSPAGRAGGPVVGVATRDTADLLALRMLALVLRPSGVAIEIVEEGESPLDLAGRLDSEKASMLVISHVPPEGLTSARYLIRRLTTQTPGLPILACRWGDGGETEAITGRLIAAGAEGVAFHLEEAAATILKRVRPRAATALAPPDLVGASGGTGA; encoded by the coding sequence ATGGCCTCGTCCCGCAAGACACTGACCGTCGACCACCCGATCGTCATCACGTTCCTGATCTTCGCGGTGATCGGCTTCATGTCGTTTGCCGCCGAGGTCCTGAAGCCGCTGGCGCTGGCGATCCTGCTCAGCTTCGCCCTGGCCCCGCTCTGCCGATTCCTGGAAAGGCGTGGCCTGCCCAGGCCGGCCGCGGTGGCCTTCAGCGTCATCTCCGCGCTCGGGATCTTGGGGGGTGTGGTCTACGTGGTCGAGACGCAGCTGGCCAACCTCGCCGAGAAGCTGCCCGAGTATCAGGAGAAGGTCGGCGAGAAGATCTCGAGAATGCGGCCAATGCAGTCCAAGGCGATCCGGAACGTCGAGCGGGCCGCAACGGCCATCTCCAAGAGGGTCGAGGGAACAGCGGCCCCCGAGGCCGATGGCAAGAAGATCGAAAACGTCCGGGTCGTCGAGCAGACCACCTTCCGCGAGCGGCTCGACTCGACGATCGGCCCGCTGCTGGAACCCTTGACGGTGGCCAGCTTCGTGGTGGTCCTCGTCCTGTTCATGCTCTATACGCGCGACGACATGAGCGACCGGATGATCCGGCTGATGGGCCGGTCGAGGCTGAGCGTCACGACCAGGACCCTGGAGGAGGTGGGCCAGCGGATCAGTCGGTATCTGGCGATGTGGGGCCTGATGAACTCGCTTTTCGGCCTCATCGTCGGCATCGGGCTCTGGGCGATCGGTGTCCCCTACGCGGTGCTCTGGGGCTTCATGGCCGCCTGCCTCCGGTTCATCCCGTATGTGGGCGCGGCCGTCGCGTTCGCGCTCCCCCTGGCCTTCTCGTTCGCCCACTTCGACGGCTGGCGCGAGCCCCTGATGGTGGCGGCGCTCTACGGGATTCTGGAGACGGCGGCCAACAGCTTCATCGAGCCGGTCGTTTACGGTAAGACGACCGGAGTGACGGCCCTTGGCCTGCTGGTGGCGGCGATGTTCTGGACCTGGCTCTGGGGGACCTTGGGGCTCTTGCTGTCGACCCCGCTGACGGTCTGCCTGGCGGTGCTGGGCAAGTCGGTGCCCGGACTGAGCTTCTTCGCGACCCTGATCGGCGAGGATTCGGACGCGGGCACCGAGGTCAAGTTCTATCAGCGGCTGCTGGCGATGGACGACGACGGTGCGTCGGCGATCATCGAGGAGGCGTCGAAGGAGCGGAGGCGCGAGGAGATCTGCGACCAGATCCTGATCCCCACCCTGAGCCATGCCGAGCGGGACCACGCCCGTGGGGAGCTGAACGACCACGAGCGCGCGTTCCTCTGGCGGGTCATCTCCGACCAGCTCGAGGAATGGGAGCAGACGCCCGAGGTTCCGAGCCTGGACGCCTCGCCCGGCGAACTGCCCGCATCCTCGCCGGCAGGGCGTGCCGGAGGCCCGGTCGTGGGCGTCGCCACCAGGGACACGGCCGATCTGCTGGCCTTGCGGATGCTCGCCCTGGTCCTGCGGCCGTCGGGCGTGGCGATCGAAATCGTCGAAGAGGGCGAGTCTCCGCTGGACCTGGCCGGCCGCCTCGATTCGGAGAAGGCGTCGATGCTGGTGATCTCGCACGTCCCGCCCGAGGGCCTGACGTCCGCCCGCTACCTGATCCGCCGGCTGACCACCCAGACGCCCGGCCTGCCGATTCTGGCCTGTCGCTGGGGCGACGGCGGGGAGACCGAGGCGATCACGGGCCGGTTGATTGCGGCCGGCGCCGAGGGGGTCGCGTTCCACCTGGAGGAGGCCGCAGCCACGATCCTGAAGCGGGTCCGGCCCAGGGCGGCGACGGCCCTCGCCCCGCCCGACCTGGTGGGAGCTTCGGGGGGAACGGGGGCCTGA